In a single window of the Nilaparvata lugens isolate BPH chromosome 1, ASM1435652v1, whole genome shotgun sequence genome:
- the LOC120353834 gene encoding uncharacterized protein LOC120353834 yields MATLFCSDEAHFHLCGAVNKQNFRYWAANNPRQLHERPLNSPKVTVWCAVSQFGVIGPYFFEDDNITVTVTSERYVTMLQTFLQPKLEELAEEQDLGEIWFQQDGATAHTARISMDLLREMFPGRLISLRGDVKWPARSPDLSVCDFFLWGYLKEKVFKHRPHTLEELKEKIREEIQALPVAICQNAFENFKNRLHQCIAADGRHLTDIIFKN; encoded by the coding sequence ATGGCGACTCTTTTCTGCAGTGACGAGGCTCATTTTCATCTGTGTGGAGCTGTCAACAAACAAAACTTCCGGTACTGGGCAGCAAATAACCCTCGACAACTTCatgaaagaccacttaattcaCCAAAAGTGACAGTTTGGTGTGCCGTTTCTCAATTTGGAGTGATAGGGCCATACTTCTTCGAAGATGACAACATCACCGTCACTGTCACCTCCGAGCGTTATGTCACAATGTTACAAACGTTTCTGCAACCCAAATTGGAAGAACTTGCTGAGGAACAAGACTTGGGGGAAATATGGTTTCAGCAGGATGGGGCTACAGCCCACACAGCGCGCATTTCAATGGATTTGTTGAGAGAAATGTTCCCAGGGCGACTTATCTCTCTGAGGGGGGACGTGAAGTGGCCGGCACGCTCACCCGATTTGAGTGTCTGTGACTTTTTCCTGTGGGGCTACCTCAAAGAAAAGGTTTTCAAACATCGCCCACACACTTTGGAAGAGCTTAAGGAGAAAATCAGGGAGGAGATTCAGGCCTTACCAGTGGCAATATGCCAAAATgcgtttgaaaatttcaaaaataggcTACATCAGTGTATAGCTGCTGATGGCCGCCATTTAAccgatataattttcaaaaactaa